One window of the Deltaproteobacteria bacterium genome contains the following:
- the nusG gene encoding transcription termination/antitermination protein NusG produces the protein MDIILETASSETPAARWYVIHTYSGFENRVEQTVKEMIRTGQAKDLIEDIIVPTEKVVELVKGQKRTSTRKFYPGYVLIKMIFNDESWHMIQSIPKVTGFIGGKNRPTPLSETEANQIISTIQIRKEDPRPKFHFERGDEVRVIDGPFSNFNAVVEDVNYDKGKLKVSVSIFGRQTPVELDFVQVSKA, from the coding sequence ATGGACATCATTCTCGAAACTGCATCCTCCGAAACTCCAGCCGCGCGTTGGTATGTAATCCATACCTATTCCGGGTTCGAGAATCGTGTGGAGCAGACGGTCAAGGAGATGATTCGCACCGGCCAGGCCAAGGATCTGATTGAGGACATCATCGTCCCGACCGAGAAGGTCGTTGAGTTGGTTAAGGGCCAGAAACGGACATCGACCAGGAAGTTCTATCCTGGATATGTCTTGATCAAGATGATCTTTAACGACGAATCGTGGCATATGATTCAGTCCATTCCCAAGGTCACGGGGTTCATCGGCGGGAAGAACCGTCCGACACCCCTCTCCGAGACTGAGGCTAACCAGATCATTTCGACCATTCAAATCCGAAAGGAAGATCCCCGGCCAAAATTCCATTTTGAGCGAGGGGACGAAGTCCGAGTCATTGACGGGCCTTTCTCGAATTTCAATGCCGTGGTTGAGGACGTCAACTACGACAAGGGCAAGCTGAAGGTTTCGGTTTCCATTTTCGGTCGACAGACGCCGGTCGAACTCGATTTCGTGCAGGTTTCCAAGGCTTAA
- the secE gene encoding preprotein translocase subunit SecE produces the protein MSKKTTGETGPEKKTASMSESIAEFKEFFELSKKEMRKVVWPDRKETIATCGAVLVLVVVVSVFLGTMDFALTKIVAALLS, from the coding sequence ATGAGCAAGAAAACTACCGGTGAGACCGGGCCGGAAAAGAAAACGGCCTCCATGAGCGAATCCATCGCCGAGTTCAAGGAATTCTTTGAACTTTCCAAAAAGGAAATGAGGAAAGTCGTTTGGCCCGACCGCAAGGAGACTATTGCCACCTGCGGAGCGGTGCTCGTTCTGGTCGTGGTGGTCTCCGTGTTCTTGGGTACCATGGACTTTGCCCTCACCAAGATTGTTGCGGCCCTTCTCTCCTGA